The Papaver somniferum cultivar HN1 chromosome 3, ASM357369v1, whole genome shotgun sequence genome includes a region encoding these proteins:
- the LOC113358495 gene encoding uncharacterized protein LOC113358495: MPIVTRSRQCPSRNLIGCTTGVKYSCLEFSVSSSHGDTTMPRTRLSSDDVSSSSGGLSNALRGAPSTSPCPSLLVPLSQFPPTVSHSGKVPCPFKDFDGCGGGVRGGGYAKSAIYKHLTDKHFPSVEAKDVCRERIQTNVACFGAWESTLACMQIWLCIKCLQIHSWKKKTCMDKSHPADIVAGPLKGNNGAYFLIHGTSKPATYTVEPDVCNHDNHAIELTVEMYHLAFLKRVTTIVSIPPQCRLQFSRVLKAALDKSTKKQKKKDPNLEACRRKLGCGHFSAAIRILSSDGIAPAILDTLDDL; this comes from the exons ATGCCCATAGTGACTAGGTCTAGACAGTGCCCTTCTAGAAACCTTATTGGTTGCACAACTGGAGTTAAATACAGCTGCTTGGAGTTTTCCGTATCATCTTCACATGGGGATACTACTATGCCAAGAACTAGGTTGTCATCCGATGATGTATCGTCTTCCTCAGGTGGATTGTCTAATGCTTTACGAGGTGCTCCTTCTACATCACCATGTCCTTCTTTGCTCGTACCTCTATCGCAATTTCCACCTACAGTTTCACACAGTGGTAAAGTTCCGTGCCCTTTCAAAGACTTcgatggttgtggtggtggtgttaggGGAGGGGGTTATGCTAAGAGCGCAATTTACAAGCATCTTACGGACAAACACTTTCCTTCTGTGGAGGCTAAAGATGTTTGCAGGGAGAGGATACAAACCAATGTAGCCTGTTTTGGTGCATGGGAGAGTACCCTGGCTTGTATGCAAATATGGCTTTGTATAAAATGTCTTCAGATTCAttcatggaaaaaaaaaacttgtatgGATAAATCTCACCCTGCTGACATTGTTGCTGGTCCACTTAAAGGTAATAATGGGGCATATTTTCTTATCCATGGGACATCAAAGCCAGCAACCTATACAGTTGAACCCGATGTTTGCAACCATGACAATCACGCAATCGAACTCACAGTTGAGATGTACCATCTAGCTTTCCTGAAGCGTGTTACTACTATTGTGAGTATACCCCCACAATGTAGGTTACAATTTTCTCGTGTCTTGAAGGCGGCTTTGGACAAG TCCACTAAGAAGCAGAAAAAGAAAGACCCAAATCTGGAGGCGTGTAGGAGAAAACTTGGTTGTGGCCATTTTTCAGCAGCCATACGCATTTTATCTTCCGATGGTATTGCACCTGCCATACTGGACACCTTGGATGATCTATAA